One segment of Campylobacter sp. CNRCH_2014_0184h DNA contains the following:
- a CDS encoding GGDEF domain-containing protein yields the protein MLDDDLFADLNLSSDPTPAKEAPKIQKISGGEFEKFAKSILTELVKDNVPPTPTNYGVYFQKMLEERPVAFKKKVSEIMEFEQNDDGIKRANIEQEIKKSFSSTSALLQYIAMIYRHLETVKDMLRRRNSELAISTGNLAVSNVIHALEADLSRFSSILDKYSDEIKESFDEVRQTYKHIEEQSDFDSKFGVYNKKYFLENLEKSIESNAKYNYHTSLIFFRVKEEILEQTYTQKEKNAFLKGVCRIFSKNVSSSDIVAHCGNNIFAMMISHTNLEKAQEICNKILESLENSNFFLADKEIEVDVEVAISAVNQDSKGEELIEKCIEALKDSGKNLEPFIIVEKEK from the coding sequence ATGTTAGATGATGATTTATTTGCTGATTTAAATTTAAGTAGTGATCCAACTCCAGCCAAAGAAGCTCCAAAAATTCAAAAAATTAGTGGAGGTGAATTTGAAAAATTTGCAAAGTCTATTTTGACTGAGCTTGTAAAAGATAATGTACCTCCAACACCAACTAATTATGGAGTTTATTTTCAAAAAATGCTTGAAGAACGTCCGGTAGCTTTTAAGAAAAAAGTTAGCGAGATTATGGAATTTGAGCAAAACGATGATGGTATCAAACGTGCAAATATAGAACAAGAAATCAAAAAAAGTTTTAGTTCTACTTCGGCATTATTGCAATACATTGCTATGATTTATAGACATCTTGAAACAGTTAAAGATATGTTAAGAAGACGTAATTCAGAACTTGCTATTAGCACAGGAAATTTAGCAGTATCTAATGTAATTCACGCTCTTGAAGCAGATCTTTCAAGATTTTCTAGTATTTTAGATAAATATTCAGATGAGATTAAAGAAAGTTTTGATGAGGTTAGACAAACTTATAAACATATAGAAGAGCAAAGTGATTTTGATTCTAAATTTGGAGTTTATAATAAAAAATATTTTTTAGAAAATTTAGAAAAAAGCATTGAAAGTAATGCAAAATATAATTATCATACTTCCTTAATATTTTTTAGAGTAAAAGAAGAAATTCTTGAGCAAACTTATACTCAAAAAGAAAAAAATGCTTTTTTAAAAGGTGTGTGTAGAATTTTTAGTAAAAATGTCTCTTCAAGCGATATAGTAGCCCATTGTGGAAACAATATTTTTGCTATGATGATTTCTCATACAAATTTAGAAAAAGCACAAGAAATATGTAATAAAATTTTAGAATCTTTAGAAAATTCAAATTTTTTCCTAGCAGATAAAGAAATAGAAGTAGATGTTGAAGTGGCTATAAGTGCTGTTAATCAAGATAGTAAGGGTGAAGAATTAATAGAAAAATGCATTGAAGCTTTAAAAGATTCAGGAAAAAATTTAGAACCCTTTATAATAGTGGAAAAAGAAAAATGA